One Salvia splendens isolate huo1 unplaced genomic scaffold, SspV2 ctg1168, whole genome shotgun sequence DNA segment encodes these proteins:
- the LOC121788871 gene encoding uncharacterized protein LOC121788871, with protein sequence MVDFAEAIEDCRILDPGFDGSEFTWAKNGLFERLDRILVNERWAQTLETTRVTNLPRIASDHGPVLVRCKVTSNNSGDRPFRFQNMWVRHEGFEDLVRGDWSQPTESGGLLNFQIKLARLKRILKVWNKETFGNIHNNLRDMEVKIALAQSDFEERPTPENRTEINRCIAEYIRLFKMEEVF encoded by the coding sequence atggtggactttgcggaGGCCATTGAGGACTGCAGGATACTAGACCCGGGATTTGATGGGTCGGAGTTCacgtgggccaagaatggcctttttgaaagattggatagaaTCCTTGTGAACGAACGATGGGCACAAACCTTGGAAACTACTCGGGTGACGAACCtaccccggattgcctcggaccacggGCCTGTGTTGGTAAGATGCAAAGTGACAAGCAACAACAGCGGGGATAGGCCAttcaggttccaaaacatgtgggttagGCACGAGGGATTTGAGGACCTTGTTCGGGGAGATTGGAGCCAACCGACGGAGTCCGGAGGCCTCctcaatttccaaatcaaacTTGCTCGACTAAAGAGAATCCTAAAGGTATGGAACAAGGAGacctttgggaacatccataaCAACCTCAGGGATATGGAGGTGAAAATCGCACTGGCCCAAAGCGATTTCGAAGAAAGGCCAACCCCGGAGAACAGGACAGAGATCAATAGAtgcattgccgagtacattcgACTCTTTAAAATGGAGGAGGTCTTCTAG